The genomic window AGGCTTGATGAGTCTGCAGAGATTATAATGTTTGAAAAAGGACCTCATGTATCATTTTCAAATTGTGGTTTACCATACCATCTTGGTGGATATATAGAACCCGCGGAAAAGTTGATTTTGATGACACCGGAGAAGTTTGATAAGCAATATAATATTGATGCTCGCACAAATTCAGAAGTTGTAGATATTGACAAGTCAAATAAGCTTGTAACAGTTTTAAATCATAAAACAGGTGATAAATATACCGAAAGCTATGACAAGTTAGTCGTAGCTGTTGGAGCTAAACCTATAGTTCCTCCATTTGAAGGTTTAGATTCTATAGATCATTTTATCCTAAGAAATGTAGTCGATGTTGAGAAAATCCATAGTGCTGTTTTTAGTAAAGAAAAAACTGTAAAGAATGTAACAGTAATCGGTGCTGGATTTATTGGTATTGAAGTCGCAGAGAATCTCAAAGAAAGAGGTTTTAATGTAACTATCGTTGAGATGGCAAATCAGATTATGCGACCTTTTGATTATGAGATGGTTAAGCCTTTAGAAAAAGAACTTTTAGATCGCGACATTAGTTTAATGCTTTCTGAAAAAGTTGTAGGCTTTGAGTCTGATAAAGTATTACTTGAGTCAGGTAAAAATATAGATAGTGATTTAGTTGTATTATCTATCGGTGTAGCACCAGATACAGCTTTTCTAAAAAATGTAGGTATAGACTTAGCTAAAAGTGGCCATATTGTTGTAAATAAAAATTATCAAACTTCTGATGAAGATATTTATGCAGCAGGTGACGCTATTTTAGTGAAAAATGCTCTTACAGGTCAGGATTTTAATCTACCTCTAGCTGGTCCAGCAAATAAGCAAGGGCGTTTAATTGCTGATCATATTAATGGTAAAAAAGTTGTAAATAAAGGTTATATAGCTTCATCAATTATTCAGATATTTCACTATACAGGTGCTGCTACTGGCTTAAATGAAGCTTGGATTAAATTTTATAATTTAGATATTGATTATGGTGTTGCCTATACTGCTCCATTTGATAGAGTTAGTATTATGCCAAATGCTGAACATGTATTCACTAAGATTTTATTTGAAAAAAGTAGTGGTAAATTACTTGGTGCTCAGGTTGTAGGTAAAGGAATTGTTGATAAAAGAGCCGATGTATTTGCAACAGCGATTAAGGCTGGAATGACAATTGAAGACTTACAAGATCTTGAGCTATGTTATGCACCGCCATACTCAACAGGTAAAGATGTGGTAAATCACACAGGTTATGTTGCTAACAATCTACATAGTGGGGAATTTAGACAAATATCTTTCACAAAGGTAGCAGAGCTTGTCGCAAAGAATGCTCAAGTTGTAGATGTAAGAGAAGTTGCTGAAACCCGTAATGGTATGCTAAAAAATGTTAAAAATATACCAATGTCTGAAATAAGAAGTAGACTATCAGAACTTGATAAAACTAAACCTGTATATGTACATTGTCATACAGGGCAACGCTCTTATAATGTGGCTCTTATGTTGCAACAACATGGCTTTGATGTTTACAATATATCAGGAGGGTATATCATGATTTCATATTACTATGCTACTCTTGAGAGAATAACTGGTGAAAAAGCACCATTTAATAAGGCAAATTTTAATTAAGTTTTTATAGAAAACTAAGGAGAATACTATGATTTTAAGACAATTATTCGACCAAGATACATGGACATATACTTACATTCTAGCATCTGGTGTAGGTCGTGAAGCTATAATTATCGACCCTGTAGATACTCAAATAGCAAAGTATCATAAGCTACTAAATGAGTTAGATATAAAGCTAGTTGCAGCGATTGATACTCATGTGCATGCTGACCATATCACAGCGATTGGCCAATTAAGATATGATACTGATTGTAACTCAATTATGGGAGCACATACAAAAGCTGAATGTGTTTCTGTAAAAATCAAAGAAGACGAGACTGTAGACTTTGATGGTATGAAGCTAAAAGCTATTTATACACCAGGTCACACTGATGATTCTTATAGTTTTATCTTAGATGATAAGCTTTTTACAGGGGATACTCTTTTTATTAGAGGGACAGGTAGAACAGATTTCCAGCATGGTGATTCATTTGCTCAATACGATAGTATTACGAACAAATTATTTAAATTACCAGAAGATACTATAGTATTACCAGGGCATGATTACAATGGCGCTACAACAAGTAGTATTGGCGAAGAGAAAAGGTTTAACCCAAGGCTTCAAGTAAAAAATGCTCAAGAGTATGCTGAGCTTATGGCTAACTTAAATCTTCCGCATCCTAAGTATATGGATGTAGCAGTACCAGCAAACTTAAAGTGTGGTTTAGTTAAGTAATGACTCTTATAATATTTGGACTAATCTGTGGAATAGCTCTTGGCTTAACAGGAGGGGGTGGTTCTATATTAGCTGTGCCTCTTTTGACTTATGGTGTGGGTTTAGATTTTCATAGTGCGGTTACAATATCTTTATTAGTAGTTGGATTTACAGCTATCTTTGGTATAGCAATGAACTATAAAAATCTTGATATAAACTTTTTGGCAGCGGCTGTTATGATTGTTACAGGTGTTGTATTTGCACCTATTGGTACTTATGTATCTCAATCAATAGCAGATGAAACCCTTATGACCAGCTTCTCTATGCTGATGGTAATAATTGGTGTTTGGAGTCTAATTAAATCAAGGTTTATGCCAAATTCTCAAGAATCTAAGAATGACAGTGTAAATTTCAAATACATAGTATCTTTACTGATCGGCGGAGCTATTGTTGGTACTCTAACAGGTTTCTTTGGTGTCGGTGGAGGTTTCTTAATTGTACCGGCACTTATTTTCATAACAGCTATGCCGATTAAAAGAGCTATTAGCACTTCGTTATTAGTAATATTTGTAGTTTCAATATCAGGTTTTATTTCTCACTATGATGATTCAAGTATGAGTTGGTATGTCGCTAGTTTATTCATTTTAGGTGGTATGGTTGGTATGTTTATAGCGAACAAACTAAAAGCTAAGTTAAATGACAAAATCCTTCAATTAATATTTTCTATCATGTTAGTGGTTTTGGGAATTACTATTTATTTTGTAAACTAAAATTTTATATTTTTTTTAAAAATAAAATATAGCTTTATCTGCTTCCTTATAGTATTTTATCATAAAGGTCATTTTTTTAATTTACTGTTTTTTCACTTAGAAAAACACTAAAAAACACACTAACTCATTAAGGTTAGCCTGCTTTATATCAATCTTAACACAAATTGGTATTACTTCAGAAAAGAGTAAATTATAGACTTTGGATATTTATTAATTTTCATAAGGATAAAATAAAACATGGCAATGATAAGTCATGAGTCTCTGAAGAAGACTCTTAAAAACAGTGGTTTGGTTGTAGACATTCGTAGTTATCATGAATACTTGATAGATATGATTCCTGGAGCTATTCATATTAGTGAGCTTCTAATAAATTTTGATAAGTACAAGCACCATAATTCTGTAATTATTTATTGTGAAACTGCTAATAGGTCTGGTAAAACACATAGTTATTTTGTAGAACTATTTGATGAAGCAAATTGCTTATCTGGTGGTATGTCAAGCTGGCGAGAAGCTGGTAATGAAACTATCGTTCCTAAAGAGCTTAAATATTTTGATATTGATAAAATAATGTTCTTTAACTATGCTGCAACAACACCTGTATTTTCTGAAGTTGTAGATGAGATGCGTAAGTATATGGAAATCGAGACAGATTTTGCAAATCCAGCTTCAACTCACTACCCAGGTAGAGTAGCAAAACAAAAAATAACGGATTCAGAAAAAGTTATCAGTGATTTTATAAACGCTAAAAATGGTAATATCATTTGGACATCGGGTGCTACTGAATCAAATAACCTTGCTATCAAAGGTTTGATTGAAGCAAGTGACAGAACTAAAAAGCATATTATTACAACTTCTATAGAGCATAAAGCTGTGTTAGATGTATGTAAGTATCTTTCTGCAAAAAATGAGAATATTTCTGTTAGCTATCTTGATGTTGATAATCACGGTAGAATCAATCTTGAGCAATTAAAAAGCTTTATTACAGAAGATACTATTCTCGTATCTGTAATGGCAGTAAATAACGAAGTTGGTGTTGCAAACCCTATAGAGCAAATTGGTAATATCACAAAAGAGCATAATATAGTCTTTCATGTAGATGCAGCACAAGGTATAGGTAAAGTAGATATTGATGTTGAGAAAATGAATATTGACTTAGTTTCTATGTCTGCACATAAATGTTATGGACCTAAAGGAATAGGTGCCTTGTATGTGCGTGAAGGGGTAGAGTTAGCAGAGCAAATTCATGGAGGAGGTCATCAAAATGCTATGCGTTCTGGTACACTTTCAACACAGCAAATAGCTGCTTTTGCAAAAGCTGTAGAATTGTTGGAGCAAAAAACTGATTTAGCTAAGATAGAGAACTATAGAGAAACTGTGGTTAAAAGCCTTAGTAAACTTGATAATGTAATCATAAATACACCTTTAGATGAAAGTTATGTTGGGATACTAAGTGTAACTGTTGAAGATGTAGCTGGTGATATTTTGTTTACACTAATGCCAGAATTTGCTTTATCAATGAGTTCTGCTTGCACAGCTGCAGCAGATAAGCCATCGCATGTTTTGACTGCTTTAGGATTAGATGCAAAGCAAGCTGCTAGTACTTTGCGTATATCTTTTGGGTGCTTTACCTCTGATGAAGATGTACAGAAGCTAGTTAAAAGTTTAGTTAGTAATATAAAATTACTGAGAAGTATTCATAAAGAGTAATCTTTTTAAAATTAAGTAATCATAAAATATTTACAGTATTTATCTAATTGTAAATTATTTTAAGTTTTTTAAAAAAAATGGAGTTTAATAACAATGGCAGCAGATTTATCAA from Francisella adeliensis includes these protein-coding regions:
- a CDS encoding MBL fold metallo-hydrolase, translating into MILRQLFDQDTWTYTYILASGVGREAIIIDPVDTQIAKYHKLLNELDIKLVAAIDTHVHADHITAIGQLRYDTDCNSIMGAHTKAECVSVKIKEDETVDFDGMKLKAIYTPGHTDDSYSFILDDKLFTGDTLFIRGTGRTDFQHGDSFAQYDSITNKLFKLPEDTIVLPGHDYNGATTSSIGEEKRFNPRLQVKNAQEYAELMANLNLPHPKYMDVAVPANLKCGLVK
- a CDS encoding aminotransferase class V-fold PLP-dependent enzyme, producing the protein MAMISHESLKKTLKNSGLVVDIRSYHEYLIDMIPGAIHISELLINFDKYKHHNSVIIYCETANRSGKTHSYFVELFDEANCLSGGMSSWREAGNETIVPKELKYFDIDKIMFFNYAATTPVFSEVVDEMRKYMEIETDFANPASTHYPGRVAKQKITDSEKVISDFINAKNGNIIWTSGATESNNLAIKGLIEASDRTKKHIITTSIEHKAVLDVCKYLSAKNENISVSYLDVDNHGRINLEQLKSFITEDTILVSVMAVNNEVGVANPIEQIGNITKEHNIVFHVDAAQGIGKVDIDVEKMNIDLVSMSAHKCYGPKGIGALYVREGVELAEQIHGGGHQNAMRSGTLSTQQIAAFAKAVELLEQKTDLAKIENYRETVVKSLSKLDNVIINTPLDESYVGILSVTVEDVAGDILFTLMPEFALSMSSACTAAADKPSHVLTALGLDAKQAASTLRISFGCFTSDEDVQKLVKSLVSNIKLLRSIHKE
- a CDS encoding sulfite exporter TauE/SafE family protein; this translates as MTLIIFGLICGIALGLTGGGGSILAVPLLTYGVGLDFHSAVTISLLVVGFTAIFGIAMNYKNLDINFLAAAVMIVTGVVFAPIGTYVSQSIADETLMTSFSMLMVIIGVWSLIKSRFMPNSQESKNDSVNFKYIVSLLIGGAIVGTLTGFFGVGGGFLIVPALIFITAMPIKRAISTSLLVIFVVSISGFISHYDDSSMSWYVASLFILGGMVGMFIANKLKAKLNDKILQLIFSIMLVVLGITIYFVN
- a CDS encoding FAD-dependent oxidoreductase encodes the protein MAKKYLIIGGVAAGASAAARLRRLDESAEIIMFEKGPHVSFSNCGLPYHLGGYIEPAEKLILMTPEKFDKQYNIDARTNSEVVDIDKSNKLVTVLNHKTGDKYTESYDKLVVAVGAKPIVPPFEGLDSIDHFILRNVVDVEKIHSAVFSKEKTVKNVTVIGAGFIGIEVAENLKERGFNVTIVEMANQIMRPFDYEMVKPLEKELLDRDISLMLSEKVVGFESDKVLLESGKNIDSDLVVLSIGVAPDTAFLKNVGIDLAKSGHIVVNKNYQTSDEDIYAAGDAILVKNALTGQDFNLPLAGPANKQGRLIADHINGKKVVNKGYIASSIIQIFHYTGAATGLNEAWIKFYNLDIDYGVAYTAPFDRVSIMPNAEHVFTKILFEKSSGKLLGAQVVGKGIVDKRADVFATAIKAGMTIEDLQDLELCYAPPYSTGKDVVNHTGYVANNLHSGEFRQISFTKVAELVAKNAQVVDVREVAETRNGMLKNVKNIPMSEIRSRLSELDKTKPVYVHCHTGQRSYNVALMLQQHGFDVYNISGGYIMISYYYATLERITGEKAPFNKANFN